A region from the Leucoraja erinacea ecotype New England unplaced genomic scaffold, Leri_hhj_1 Leri_1451S, whole genome shotgun sequence genome encodes:
- the LOC129715854 gene encoding ras-related protein Rab-25-like: MSSAEDDYNFVFKVVLVGESGVGKSNLLSRFTRNEFNHDSRTTIGVEFSTRTLTVDGTTVKTQVWDTAGLERYRAITSAYYRGAVGALVVYDVSQRGSFEQVGRCEHDMMFMETSALDSTNVEAAFNTIIK, from the exons TGGTGTTAGTGGGTGAGTCGGGCGTGGGCAAGAGTAACCTATTGTCCCGGTTTACCCGCAATGAGTTCAACCACGACAGTCGCACGACCATCGGTGTCGAATTCTCCACCCGGACCCTCACCGTAGACGGGACCACCGTCAAAACACAAGTGTGGGACACGGCGGGACTGGAGCGTTACCGGGCCATCACCTCCGC gtATTATCGGGGTGCGGTGGGGGCGTTAGTGGTGTACGATGTGAGCCAGCGCGGCAGCTTTGAGCAGGTGGGccggtgt GAGCACGACATGATGTTTATGGAAACATCAGCCCTGGACTCGACCAATGTAGaggctgccttcaacaccatcatcaaaG